CCTGAGCGCCGCCGAGCCGTCGGAGCCGTAGTAGGGGAATACATCAACGACGTGGGGGATCTCGTGCTTCTCGGCCAGCTCGATGAGTTTCGTCGTCATCTCGTAGTCGTACGGGCCGCTTGAGTCCTTGGCCGCTATCGATACCGCGGTTTCCTTACCCGTGACGCCATCGCCAACGACGCCCATGTCGACGACGAGGAGCTCCTTCATGCTCGGTGGATAACCGCCCGCGCCCCCGTGTCCGACCTCCTCGTAGGGCGAGAAGAAGAACGCCACCGGGAGCTTTTCAAGGGCCTCGGCACCCAAATCGAGCATCAGGTCTATCATCACCGCGGCGCTGGCCTTGTCGTCGAGAAAGTGGGCCTTGACGAAGCCATTGACGTACTCGAACTTCGGGTCGAAGGCTATGAAGTCACCCGGTCTTATGCCGAGCTTCTCTGTATCTTCCTTCTTCTCGACGAGCTCATCCAGGCGGATGTACATGTTCTCCTCCTTGCGCTCCTTCTTTCCAGCTTCCCTGTTCACGTGGACGCTGGGGTTCTTGAGAAGGAGCGTTCCGCGGTACTTCTTCCCCGAGCGGGTGATTATCGTGCAGTACTCGCCCTCGAAGGCCGGAAGGTGCAGGCCGCCTACTCTCGTGAAGCTCAGGTGTCCGTTTGGCAGGATTCCTTTAACCATCGCGCCGAGGGTGTCAACGTGGGCCGCCACAACCAGCTCCGGCTCCGGATGGTTGCCCGCTATCAGGGCACCCTTGTTGGTGAAGTAGGTTTTCACGCCGTTTTCGTTGAGAAGTCCTGCTATGTAGGCCATAACCTCTTTCGTGTAGCCCGTCGGGGACGGGATCTCCAGAATCTCCCTGAGAATCTCGATCATTCTTTCCATCATGACCACCGTTAAAAGAAATGTCGAAGGGTTAAAAAGGGCATCGGTCAGAGTCCGAAAATCCCGCGGAGGTGTTTCATATTGCCCGATGAGAGGTACACCTCATGTTCTGGAAGGAGCTTGATAGTGAATGCCTCATCGGGCTGACCTCCTCCCTGTCCTTCAGAGCGGGGAAGAGGTCATCCTCACAGGAAGGCTTTGAGAACCATGAAGAGTCCTATGACGAGCAGGGTCAGCACGAAGGTGACGCTTATCGCCTCCTCTGCCTTCAGGCGGTACTGGGCTAGAATCGCGTTGGCCGCTATAGCTGGGGGCATCGAGGCCTCGACGAGGACCGAGTAGAAGACGCCCGGAGCCGCCCAGCGAAGGGTAAGGAAAACGAAGGTGAAGGGAATCGCTATCCGAAAGGCCCCGACCTCCGCGAGCTTGCGCCAGTCGAAGCTCCTCAGCGTTATCCGCGAGCCGAAGTAGATAATGAGCAGGGGTATGCTGAGCCAGCCGACGGTTCTTATCGGCTCAAGGATTTGGCTCGGAATCCGAACGCCGGCTATGACGAGTGCAAGGGCGAAGAGGTTCGCCACCGTCGGCGGAAACTTCAGCGCCTTCAGGAAGCTGTCCTTAACGTTCGCGCCTCCGCTGGAGTAGTGGGCCGCTATGAAGGTGACGATTGGGATGACTATCATCGAGTTGGTCGTGGAGTAGAGTATCGCGGGCGTTATGTCATCGAGGAAGAGGCTCGCTATCGGGAAGCCAAGGGCGGCCGTGTTGGGGTAGACCGAGAGAACCATCAGCGCACCGGCCCAGGGGTCGTTTTTAAGGACGACGCGGCCGTAGATGTACGAAAACCCAAGGCTTATCGCGATTATCAGGAAGACGTAGAGGAAGACGGTCTTTATGCTCAGGAGGTAGTTCAGGTCCTTGCTCGCCACGTTTCCGAAGATGAACAGGGCGAGGAGAAAGTCGTTCACCAGGATTCGGAGGTAGTCGAAGGGCTTCTCCGATTTGACCAGCCTCTTGAGGACGTAGCCGACCGCTATGAGGGCGAGCATCTCGGCGATGTTCATGCTTAAACCTGGGGTTCAGCGTTTAAAAGTCTGTCGAGTACGAAAAAATGAAAGGGGGTTGGGGCAGAACTTGAAAAATAAAAGCAGGGGTTGAGGCTCACTCCTTCTTCGTCTTGTGCAGGGGCCACCAGGCCTTTTCACCGAAGAGAGCCATCGTGGCCGGGCCGATGAAGTAAACCGCCGCTGTGGCAGTCAGCAGCACTCCGATGGCCAGTGCGAAGCCTATCTCCCTTATTCCCCACGTTGCTCCAGTCATCAGCGAGCCGTAGGTTACCGCCAGCACAGCGGCGAGGCCGACGACCAGCGTGTCCATCGTTCCGGCGGCGACCACCAGCGCGTCCCTAGCGCTCCTGCGCTCGAACTCGTCCCTGGCTTTGACCAGGTAGAAGCTGTTGTAGTCTATGCCCACACCCATGAGCACTATGAAGACCATCATGGGCAGGAACCACATGACCTGCTGGCCGAAGACCCTCTCGAAGAGCCAGCTGGAGACGGTTATGCTGAGGAGCACGCCGACCGCTATGGTGCCTATGGTGGTTATAACCGCTGGCAGTCCCTTGAGTGTCGGTATGAGGGACAGGAACATCAGCAGGAGCGCCACCGGGAAGATTCTGTGCCAGAAGACGTCGTTGATGAGGTCGCTGAGGTCGAGCGCCAGTGCAGTGCTTCCGCCAACCATTCCGGACTTTATTGCTCCTGACTTCTCCTCGTCTTTCACTATATCCCTTATCTCCCTCACCATGTCCTTGGAGCGGTCGTCGGTGGCCTCGTACTTCCCGGTAACCTGTATCAGCACTTTGGTGCCGTCTTCCGAGATGTAGCGGTTTCCGCCAAGGCTCTTCAGCTCGTCCACGCTGACGTTCACCTGCCTTCCGTAGGGGCGGGCGAGGGTATAGACGTACTCGACGCCGTCAACCGCTGATATCCTGTCCGCGAGCTCGTTGATGGTCTTGAGGTCGCCGTCGCCAACTGGGTGTCCGAGGTCGACCACGACGTAGGTCGGGGAGGTAACGCCCGCACCGACCGTGCTCTCGCTGAGCTGGAGGAAGTTGTAGGTCTCGCTGTCCTTGGGGATGAACAGCTTTATGTCGTGGGTTCCGTTGAAGTTGACAAAGTTGTAGGCCGCCGGAACTGCCACGAGGAGCGCTATGAGGACAACCACTTTGGCGTGCTTGACGGCCCACTCCGCGATTCTGCTCCTCTCGTGGATATCCACACTCTCGATGTGATGCTCGATGTGCCCCGGCCACCAGAAGGCCGGTTTGTCGCCTATGAGAACGGTTATCGCCGGAATGAACGTCAAGCTGGCGAGGAGGACTACGATGACCGCCAGGGGTGCTATCATGCCGATGGTCTTGAATATCGGGAACTCCCAGGCCAGGATGAAGCTCGCGAAGGCTATGATGTCGGTTGATGCGCTGGCCAGAACCGCGTCCTTTGCCCTCTTCAGCGCCTCACTCGCCGCCCTGCTGTGGTCGTAGCCTTCCGCCAGGTACTCCTTGAAGCGATGGAGATAGTAGGTTGAGTAGTCTATTCCGAGGCCAAGCGCCGTCGTGACGGTCAGCATCTGGGCCCAGCTCCCGACGTCCAGATAGTCACCCTTTGCGAGCAGGTAGAGGATTCCCAGCGCCGTGAGGGTTGCCGTTGCGACGCCGGTGAAGGGCAGGAGCGTCGCTAGCAGCGCCACCCCCATCAGGATAAGGAGCACGAGGAGCGCCCCGACGATGCTGAACTTCGTAGTCTTGTCGTTGTCCTCCTTGCCGTATTTAATGGCCTCGTAGGTCTGAATGGGCGTTCCGGTCACGTATACCTCGACTTTCGGCGAGACCGTTCCGAACTCCTTCACGGCTATTTCCTTCGCTTTGATCGAATTCCCGTACCGAACCCTGCTCTGCTTTTCGAGGTCGCTGACACCCTCAAGCCCCTTCGGGGTAAACAGGATGAGCATCGTCGTGTTGTCCGGGCTCTTGAGCATGCCGATGTAGCTCTTTGCGAGGCTGTAAATGGACGGGTAAACCTGCTCCTCTATTGGTTTGACCTCTTCCTTCGTTATCCTATCCGGGTCGTCCCTGAATTCGAAGGCGATGTTCACAAGCTCGGTCGCGTTTATGTGGAGCGGAACTCCGAGGTTAATCTCCCCCACGAACTTCTCGACGAGCTTCACCGTTTTCTCCTTCACGAGGGTCTCTATGCCGGAGTCGCTCATCGGGTAGTCCCTGGCAACGGTCAGCATTAGCTCCTTCAGCGTTTCCTTGACGTCCTCCGGCGCGCTGACGTTGGCGAGCTTCTCATCAACCCCCTGCCCAAACAGGCTGTAGGCTATCTCCTCTGGACTTCTGCCGGCGTAAACATCGTCCACAGCTTTGCCGAGGTCTATCGGGACGTCTCCGGCCAGGCTCGTGATTATCTCCTTGACTGCCCCCTCTACCCCGACTCCCGCTGCGAGTTCCTCAGGGTTCTTAAGAACCGCATCGACGATGGTTTCGGCAACCTCCTCGCTCCCGACCTCCTCGGAGGTCTTTTGAATCAGAATCTCCCTCGCAATCGGGACGACATCCCCACGGGAGTCGTAGACCTCGCTTATGACGTTCTCTGGGATCTCAACGCCCCTTTCCTTTATAATCTTGGCGAGCAGCGAGACGGTTGCCTCCTTCAGCAGGGCCGGGTCCTTGGCCAGAACTCCGGTCGCGTTGGTGTCGAATCCCACAACGGTCTTGACTATCGGCTCTGCAAGGACCTTCTGCTCCCCGGGCAGTTTCTCCTTTAGAGCACCTGCGAGGAGATTGCTCTCAAGTTCTCCAGTCGGCCCGTGGGTAAGAAGGGTTCTGAGTATCTCGTCGGCGTTGGGCATTTCGAGGAGAGGGCTTCCAGTCATGAGGGCCTTCGCGACCTCGATTGTCGCGTTCTCGACCGCTGAAGCGCTCGGGTTCTTTCCAAGGCCTATCGAGACGTTGACGATGTGGGCCAGCGTGCTGGCGGGGATCTCACCGAAACCTGGAACCTCGTAGCTTCCCCCAGCCCCTTCGATGACGAGCGGGAGGTTTTTGAGGGCGTTGCTTGCTATCTCATCAACGGGCCTAACCGCGTTCTCGCCGAGCTGAATGAGGGCGTAATCACTGCCCGCCTGCTCGTCAAACGCCACAACTCCCCTGTAGAAGGCAACCGAGTATGCCTCCGCGAGGTTCCTCTGCATTGGGTCGTTTATCTTGCCGAGAACCATCGCCCTGGTGACATTGGCCAGGAAGCCGTCGGTTATTGTACTGGCCCCGTAGACAGAGTAGGCCGGGTAGGTGGCGTTGTAAACCGCGTAAACGAACTCGGCGGGAACGCCGAGCTGGGTGGCTATCGCCTGCGCCGTTGCCCCATCAAGGCCCCTCTCGTAGGCTCCAGCCTGAACGAGGGCGTCGTAGGCTCCTATCGTTCCGAGGTAAGTTCTCGCGTAGCTATCACTCAGGTTGTAGAGGCCCACGTTAAGGCCAGCTATCGTGGAGTTCAGCGTTCTCAACTGCTCGCTTGCGCTGGTGAGGTTTCCGTGGAGTTCAACGTAGGCCAAATCCGTCTGGTTGAGCGCTTGCCGGAGGGTGAGACTCTGGTTGTAGAGAACGCTCAGGTTGGCCTCGAGCGCGAAGTAGGCCCCTGCAAGCTGGGGGACGGTTTCGTTGAGGGTTTCAACCTGAACGCTGAGGTTCTCAATCTGAGAAAGAAGGGTTCCGTAAGTGCTGCTGGCGTTGATTGCCGAGCCATAGAAGATTCCGGTTAGGTTGGCGGTCGTTTTGGTGAGGTTGAGCGCTATCTCATAGGACTTGTTGTGGAGCATATCAACGGCATCGTAGTAGGAGGTGAAATTCGAGCCGTAGGGCCTTGCCTCGGCCTTGAAGCGCTCATAGGCATCCCGCGTCGCGGGGTCGTTCACGTCCACTCCGCTCACTATCATGTACGTCTGGTTGTCGCTGGTCGCGAACTCAGGGAACTCTTCTGTGAGGGTTTCCTGCACCTTGACGGATTCCACGTCCTTGGGCAGGAACTGGTCCATGCTGTAGTTGGTGAGGTCGTTCATCTTTGCCGCAAGGGGCATCGCGGCTATGACCACGATAATCCAGAGGGCCACGATGGCCTTTGCGTGCTTCACTATCCACTCGTTCCAAGCCATCTCCACCACCATTGTCGCTCATCAACATGATGAATTCAAACATGTCAAAGTTCGACATGTCGTTGAGAGAAGCGTTTATAAGGATTGTGGTTCAACCTTCGACTATGGGTGGTGACAATGGGGGAGGACGTTGAGCGGAAGATAATCAAGGGCCTCTTCACGGTCCCGCTGAAGAACATAATCCTGGCCATAGTTGGCCTAAAGGGAGAGGCACATGGCTACGAAATACTGAAGGAGCTTGAGAAGCTAGCCATCGGCCTCTGGAAGCCCAGCCACAGCAACCTGTACACGATACTCAACAAGATGGTCGACGAGGGTCTTCTGGAGCCCCGCGAGGAGTACCGGGGCAGGGTGAGGCGTGTGAAATACAGCCTAACTGAAAAGGGCCTCGATTATCTAAAAACTTCCAATGAACTGGCCCTTCGGGTTCTGTACACCTCCATCAACTATCACGAAGCCCTGAAGAAGAAGCTCGAGGAGATGGGGGAGAGAAAGGTTATGGACAGAGAGACCGTGATTGAGTACCTGGGACTCCTCAAGAAGATACGCGACATACTGGACGAGGAAATAAAGACTATAGAAGCCGAACTTTCGGCGGAGAATTGATTTCCTCGCTTTTCTCTTCTTTCATCCTCCTCGGATTTAGGGCGGCGCTTACCTCGTGCGACCACCAACCGATAAACTTTTATATACCTAGCGCGCTAGTTGGGTACAGAAAAATGTACTACAAAAATCTGTACCTGGTGGTACCATGGAGAACGACCTGAAGATTCAGCTCGAAGAGCTGAAGAAAAGGCTGGAGGTGCTAGAGGAAAGCATTGACCCCGTTGATGAGGTCATGCTCTCGATAAAGGCCCGTCTCAGGAGAAAGCTCGAAGGCGGAAGCCTGCCCGAGATAGACGAGGAGAGGGCAGCCAAAACCCTCAAGGCCCTCGCCAACCCTGACAGGATAAGGATTCTGAAGATGCTCTCCGAGGGGCCCATGGGATTCAAGGAGATAAAGGATGCCCTTGGGGTGGAAAGCCCCACCGTTTCCCACCACCTGAAGCTCCTGGTGAAAACCCGGATGGTGAGAAAGGGAGAAGGATACGAAATATCGCCCGACGGACGTCTCTTTTTGCGCTTGCTTGAGATAATAACTGCCCTTGAGGAGGTGGAAGAATGAGTTTTAGCTGGAAGTATCGGGCCGTCCCGCACGAAGGCCCAAGGTTCAGGATAGCGGAGTACCTCAAAGCCCTCACGGCGATACTGCTCATCGCATGGCTGTTCAAGGGGCCACTGAGGCTTGAGGCCTACAACGACCAGCTGGTCTACGCCATCGTGGCGCTCCTGTTCGCCTTCGAGCTGCTCGCGGTGGGCAAGTGGTTCGGGGTGACGGTAAGCGGAATAGTCTTTGCCCTGGCCAAGGGCTTCTTCTGGACGAGCATATTTCTGTTCTTTGGACAGTGGCTGGGAATGTCAGAGACGCTCCACGACTACGCGGGAACGGCATTCGCATATGCCGTCGTCCTCGTCATAGCGGGAATCCTGCTGGCGAAGTTCGATGAGAAGAGGCTCGACATCAAAGTTGAAGGCAAGGCCTACGAGTTCGAAGGCGCCGATTTCGGCGAGGTGAAGCTCAAGGGAACCGGCAAGGCTTATCCCGTGAAGTTCGGGAGGAAGAAGGTCGGTTGGGTCGTAGACGGCGAGGTCACGGTCGAGGCCGATACGCCGCTCGGTAGGGTAACGAAGAGGCTCCTCAGCCCGGTCATCGTGTGGACCGAGGAGAAGATAGCCGGGCGGAAGACCTCCGCGGATCCAGGCTTCGTCTTGAGGGTGAACGACCTTGTGAACCCGGACAGGCTCTATCAGAAGGGCAAGAGGGACAGCGTGGTTGACCTGGGCTTCATCAAGGCCTACGAGGGGGAGGGCTTCGAGTACGTAAAGCTGCCCTTCATCGAGATCATAGAGACGCCAGGCGGCGAAGAGGTTAAGATAGGTCCGATGAGGTTCCGCGAGGGCAACCCTGAGATGCCCCCGGAGGACATGCTGACCATCAGGGAACTCCGCAACGGTTTCCAGCTCACCAAGGTCGGCGAGAGGCTGAAGATCCAGACCGACGAGTATTCCATCGAGGTCGATGGGGAGAGGGTCGTGTACAGGAGCGGAAGCGAGAGCCTCAGCCTGGGCGAAACCGTGTCCCTGCGCTCGGGCGACGTCTCGGTCAGCGTCGGCAGGGAAAGGGCCAAGATACGCATCGAGGACGTCGTAATCTCCGCCAGAGACGGCACGGTTCGGATAAGGACCGGGGGCAGAATGTACACCATAGAGAACGGCGACGCCTACAGGCTGGTGGTCAGGAAGGCGAAGGAGATAGTGGAGGAGCAGAGCGCCGAACTGATAGAGGGCCTCGGCATAGACAGAACCCTGCTCAACAGACGCGTGAAGGAGCTCCTCGACGAACTGACTGCCTACCTGGGGTGAGCGAGATGGAGACTGCAGTAATCCCAAAGGCCTCAAACGCCATCACGATCCCTGATGAAGGAAAGGAAGGCTGCGAAAAGAAGACGGGGCACGAGAGGCCCCTTTTCGATTTTGAACTTCATCCGCTGGAGGGTTTGATATGATATTTGAAAACGTCCGGGAAGTTGATATAAAGGCCACCAACGGCCGGATCGAGATAGAGGGCTGGGAAAACGACTACGCCGAGGTGAACTACACCGTCTACGGCGAGGTGGAGGTCACCGTCGAGCAGAAGGGGAGCGGGCTAATCATCATGGAAGAACCGAAGAAAAGGTTCCTGAACCTGCTCAGGGAGAGCGGCTGGGCGGAGATAGAGGTGAAGGTTCCGCGGAGGGTCCTGATAAATGCGAAGAACGTGAACGGCGAGCTTAAGGCCAGGGGCGTGCGCTTTGAGGACGTCACGACGGTAAACGGCGAGATAGACCTGAAGGACTGCGAGGCCGAAAAGCTTAGCACCGTGAACGGTGAGGTAAGGGCCCATCTAACGGTTGCCGGCCCTCTGAAGGCCTCCACCGTGAACGGGGAAATCGAGCTTACCATCGAGGAGCTTGAGGGGGACGTCGAGGTAAGCTGCGTCAACGGAGACATCGTGCTTCGCCTGACCGAGTTCTGCGATGCCAAGATAGTCAGCAAGAGAGTTAATGGAGACGTCAAATTGGTCGGCATAGACCTGGACGACCCTGTTATAGGGACGGGTTCGTTTGAGGTCAAGGCCAGCACTGTGAACGGCGACGTGAGGGTCGAGCTGATTTGATTCTTTAATTCTTCAATTATTTAATTCGGTAATTAAGTTAGAGAGACATGGGGGTTAGTGGAGATGTTCGAGAATTTCCGGGGGATGGGCCGGAACTTCTGGCTCTACACCGTGGGCAGGTGGATATCACAGGCCGGATGGGTCGTGCAGGACGTCGCGGTTCCACTTTACGTGCTCGACCAGACCGGCAGCGGGGCGATGATGAGCCTCTTCATAATGGCCGAGCTGGTTCCGAGACTGCTGGTGAACCCCATAGCCGGAGTGATAGGCGACCGCTACGACAGGAAGAAGCTCATGTACGGCCTCGATATAGCGAGGGGAGTCCTCCTCTTCGCGGTCATAGGGTTCAACCTGCTGGGGATATACCAGCTCTTAGTAGTTCAGATGGTGATGAGCGTTATGGGAGCGTTCTTCTCGGCCGGCATAGTCGGGATGTTCCCCGACCTGGTGGAGAGAGAGCAGCTGGCGAGGGCGAACTCGATACTGCAGAGCGGCGGTCAAATACTCAGGATACTCGGCCCGATCCTCGGTGGGCTAATCTACGCCTTCGGGGGCTTGCGGCTTGCTATCCTCATAAACGCGGTC
The Thermococcus celericrescens genome window above contains:
- a CDS encoding ArsR/SmtB family transcription factor is translated as MENDLKIQLEELKKRLEVLEESIDPVDEVMLSIKARLRRKLEGGSLPEIDEERAAKTLKALANPDRIRILKMLSEGPMGFKEIKDALGVESPTVSHHLKLLVKTRMVRKGEGYEISPDGRLFLRLLEIITALEEVEE
- a CDS encoding DUF4097 family beta strand repeat-containing protein encodes the protein MIFENVREVDIKATNGRIEIEGWENDYAEVNYTVYGEVEVTVEQKGSGLIIMEEPKKRFLNLLRESGWAEIEVKVPRRVLINAKNVNGELKARGVRFEDVTTVNGEIDLKDCEAEKLSTVNGEVRAHLTVAGPLKASTVNGEIELTIEELEGDVEVSCVNGDIVLRLTEFCDAKIVSKRVNGDVKLVGIDLDDPVIGTGSFEVKASTVNGDVRVELI
- a CDS encoding AEC family transporter translates to MNIAEMLALIAVGYVLKRLVKSEKPFDYLRILVNDFLLALFIFGNVASKDLNYLLSIKTVFLYVFLIIAISLGFSYIYGRVVLKNDPWAGALMVLSVYPNTAALGFPIASLFLDDITPAILYSTTNSMIVIPIVTFIAAHYSSGGANVKDSFLKALKFPPTVANLFALALVIAGVRIPSQILEPIRTVGWLSIPLLIIYFGSRITLRSFDWRKLAEVGAFRIAIPFTFVFLTLRWAAPGVFYSVLVEASMPPAIAANAILAQYRLKAEEAISVTFVLTLLVIGLFMVLKAFL
- a CDS encoding PadR family transcriptional regulator, encoding MGEDVERKIIKGLFTVPLKNIILAIVGLKGEAHGYEILKELEKLAIGLWKPSHSNLYTILNKMVDEGLLEPREEYRGRVRRVKYSLTEKGLDYLKTSNELALRVLYTSINYHEALKKKLEEMGERKVMDRETVIEYLGLLKKIRDILDEEIKTIEAELSAEN
- a CDS encoding M42 family metallopeptidase, whose translation is MERMIEILREILEIPSPTGYTKEVMAYIAGLLNENGVKTYFTNKGALIAGNHPEPELVVAAHVDTLGAMVKGILPNGHLSFTRVGGLHLPAFEGEYCTIITRSGKKYRGTLLLKNPSVHVNREAGKKERKEENMYIRLDELVEKKEDTEKLGIRPGDFIAFDPKFEYVNGFVKAHFLDDKASAAVMIDLMLDLGAEALEKLPVAFFFSPYEEVGHGGAGGYPPSMKELLVVDMGVVGDGVTGKETAVSIAAKDSSGPYDYEMTTKLIELAEKHEIPHVVDVFPYYGSDGSAALR
- a CDS encoding MMPL family transporter; its protein translation is MAWNEWIVKHAKAIVALWIIVVIAAMPLAAKMNDLTNYSMDQFLPKDVESVKVQETLTEEFPEFATSDNQTYMIVSGVDVNDPATRDAYERFKAEARPYGSNFTSYYDAVDMLHNKSYEIALNLTKTTANLTGIFYGSAINASSTYGTLLSQIENLSVQVETLNETVPQLAGAYFALEANLSVLYNQSLTLRQALNQTDLAYVELHGNLTSASEQLRTLNSTIAGLNVGLYNLSDSYARTYLGTIGAYDALVQAGAYERGLDGATAQAIATQLGVPAEFVYAVYNATYPAYSVYGASTITDGFLANVTRAMVLGKINDPMQRNLAEAYSVAFYRGVVAFDEQAGSDYALIQLGENAVRPVDEIASNALKNLPLVIEGAGGSYEVPGFGEIPASTLAHIVNVSIGLGKNPSASAVENATIEVAKALMTGSPLLEMPNADEILRTLLTHGPTGELESNLLAGALKEKLPGEQKVLAEPIVKTVVGFDTNATGVLAKDPALLKEATVSLLAKIIKERGVEIPENVISEVYDSRGDVVPIAREILIQKTSEEVGSEEVAETIVDAVLKNPEELAAGVGVEGAVKEIITSLAGDVPIDLGKAVDDVYAGRSPEEIAYSLFGQGVDEKLANVSAPEDVKETLKELMLTVARDYPMSDSGIETLVKEKTVKLVEKFVGEINLGVPLHINATELVNIAFEFRDDPDRITKEEVKPIEEQVYPSIYSLAKSYIGMLKSPDNTTMLILFTPKGLEGVSDLEKQSRVRYGNSIKAKEIAVKEFGTVSPKVEVYVTGTPIQTYEAIKYGKEDNDKTTKFSIVGALLVLLILMGVALLATLLPFTGVATATLTALGILYLLAKGDYLDVGSWAQMLTVTTALGLGIDYSTYYLHRFKEYLAEGYDHSRAASEALKRAKDAVLASASTDIIAFASFILAWEFPIFKTIGMIAPLAVIVVLLASLTFIPAITVLIGDKPAFWWPGHIEHHIESVDIHERSRIAEWAVKHAKVVVLIALLVAVPAAYNFVNFNGTHDIKLFIPKDSETYNFLQLSESTVGAGVTSPTYVVVDLGHPVGDGDLKTINELADRISAVDGVEYVYTLARPYGRQVNVSVDELKSLGGNRYISEDGTKVLIQVTGKYEATDDRSKDMVREIRDIVKDEEKSGAIKSGMVGGSTALALDLSDLINDVFWHRIFPVALLLMFLSLIPTLKGLPAVITTIGTIAVGVLLSITVSSWLFERVFGQQVMWFLPMMVFIVLMGVGIDYNSFYLVKARDEFERRSARDALVVAAGTMDTLVVGLAAVLAVTYGSLMTGATWGIREIGFALAIGVLLTATAAVYFIGPATMALFGEKAWWPLHKTKKE